CGGGGAAAGTTCTTGATCAGGATTTTATAGCAAATAAAACGGCAGGATTCAATGAATTGGTTGAAGAATTAAAAAGATATGATCTTAATTTCTTATCCAAGGAATGCGGAATCCCGGTTGAAAATTTAAGAGAAGCGGCACAAATGATCGCTGCTAAAAAACGCATGATTGTATGTTGGGGAATGGGAATTACCCAACAGCATAACGGCGTGGAAATGATCTATAATATTGTGAACCTTTTATTAATGAAAGGAAGCATTGGAATCCGTGGGGGTGGAGCATGCCCTGTTCGTGGTCACAGTAATGTACAGGGGAATAGAACATTACTCATTAATCATCATCCAACTACTGAGCAATTAGATAAATTACAGGAATATTATGGCTTTACAGTACCAAGAAAAGGAGGATATGATGTAGTTAATGCGCTTAAGGCCATGCACGAAGGAAAGGTGAAATTTATGTTCTGTATGGGAGGGAATTTCCTTTCTGCAGCACCGGATACTACCTTCACCGCAGAAGCAATGCGTAATCTGGAAATGTCAGCCATTGTTTCTATAAAGCTGAACAGAAATCATCTTATTCATGGCAAAGAAGCTCTTATTTTACCCGTAGTTTCAAGAAGTGAGAAAGATATTGTGAATGGAGAAATCCAGCATGTAAGCACAGAAAATTCTATGGGAGTTGTAGAAGCTTCCAAGGGAGTTCTAGATCCTATTTCCAGCCATCTTATTAATGAAACACATGTTGCCTGCAGAATGGCAAAAGCCGTTTTGGGTGAACGTTCTGTGGTAGATTGGGATAAATTTATCAACAGTTATGATGCTATTCGTCATGATATAGAACAATGTATTCCCGGGTTTGAAAATTATAACAAAAGAGTAGTGCAGAAAGGAGGTTTCTACCTTCCGAACGGCCCTAGAGATGGAGTTTTCAACAGTGAATTTAATCCAGGAAAAGCCGCTTTCAATATCACAGCTGTACCAGATAATTCGCTTGCCGAAGATGAATATCTAATGGGAACCACCAGAACCCATGATCAGTTCAATACCGTTGTATATGGTTTGAATGACCGCTATCGCGGTATTTTCAATGAAAGAAGGATTGTGATGATGAACGAAAATGATATTGATAAAGCAGGGCTTAATGAAGGAGATCATGTAGACCTTTTCAATTATGATGACGGAATTGAAAGAATTGCCCCTCTTTTTATTGTGGTAAAATATCCTATTCCACAGAAAAGTACAATGACCTATTTTCCGGAAACCAATGTTTTGGTATCCATTAATAATGTAGTGAATGGTGCCAATATGCCCGCTTCCAAATATGTACGAATCAAAATCCGTAAGCACAATCCGGATATTTTTAAAAGAATTGATGATCATATCACGGCTGCTGCAGGTACTAATCTCAAATAATATTTAAATATAGTAATGATAAAACTATTTTTTCTTCTCGTATTCTCTTTTTGCAGTACTGTGTCAGCACAAACTGGTTTTAAACTCAAGGTTTATGGTGAAGTTGCACAGCCTTTAGAGTTAAGCTTATCTGATCTTTCAAAAATGGCTAGAGGAGAAGCTGTAATGAAAGATAAAGAAGGAAATTCACATACTTTTACCGGAGTTCCTATCACAGAGATTTTAGGAAAAGCAGGTGTTCCTTCCGGAAAAGCGCTTCATGGGAAAGAAAACTTCTCAAAATATGTATTAATAAAATGTTCAGATGGTTATCAGGTTTTATTTTCCCTTGCAGAACTTGATCCCTCCATTCAGGATAAAAATGTCATTATTGCAGATACTATAGATGGAAAGCCTTTATTGGCAGACAAAGGTCCGCTTCGTATTATTGCAGAAGGAGAAAAAAAGCCGGCAAGAAGTTCTTATCAGGCTACGGAAATTGTGATAGGAAGTATTAAATAGTAAAAAAGATATTTCCGCATCAGAATAATGAAGAATGTGATAAATTTGTAAACTAAGAAGATAAGAAAACTTCCCTGTCTTTAGGGCTTAACAATGATCATAAGAAAAAAAGAACACTGGTTTAGAATGCTTTTTGTATGGCATGGCTCTGTATTGCCTGCATTGCTTCCCCGTTTGGGATTGCTTTTAATGCTGTCTCTAGTGGTGACCTATTTTCATGGAACCATCTTATCCTTTAAAATTCCCTTAAATCCTGCACCACTTACATTGTTTGGTTTTGTACTGGCTCTGTTTCTGGGATTCCGGAATAATGCCAGCTATGACAGATTTTGGGAAGGACGTAAGCTTTGGGGAGCTTTACTGAATACGGCACGTGCGTTGACCCGCCAGGCCATTACTTTAAAAAATAAAGAAAGTAATGATGTTTCTGTACATCATTTTGTTCAGTTACTTGGTGCTTTTGTCTTTGCATTGAAACATCAGTTGAGAGGAACAGATGTTTATGAGGATTTACAATCAAGGCTTGATGAAGATCAATTGAAAATTGTTATGGCGTCAAAATATAAACCGGCGGTCATTATGCGGCTTCTTGGAGAATGGGTACAGAAAGTAAAAGACGGAGGCGGTATAGATTCTATCCAGCAGGCTCGTTTTGATGAAAATCTGGATAAGCTTTCTGATATTTTGGGTGGTTGTGAAAGAATAATCTCAACCCCGATTCCTTATAGCTACAGGGTTTTGCTGCATCGTACAGTATATATTTATTGTTTTCTGTTGCCTTTTGGGCTTGTAGATTCGCTGGGGTGGTTTACACCGCTTATTGTGGTATTTGTAGCTTATACTTTTGTGGCTTTTGAAGCCATCGCAGATGAGATTGAAGAACCTTTCGGTACGGATGCAAATGACCTTGCGCTGAATAGTATGTGCATCATGATTGACGAAACAATTCATGAAATTGCAGGTGAACAGATTGCTGCTACTCAAAAAGTAACCCAGAATATTATTGACTGATATTCTGAATTCCACCTTTTAAAGAAAACACGTTTTTATCAGGAAACACTTTTTTTATTTTTCTTACAGCTTCCGAACTGCGTTTTCCAGACTGGCAATATACTAAAACAGGTTTTAAGCAGTCAGAAATATAATCAAGATGCTGCTCTAATGCTTCCACAGGGATGTTGCTTCCCCCAATATTGAATTGGTGATGTTCTTCCGGATTACGTACATCGATGATGTCAAAATTTTCTTTCGACTGGTTTAATTCTTCAAAGGTAATGAGCTCAACAGTTTGAGGTAAACCCGTAATCTGAAATGGAGTATTTTTTAGCTTAATGATTTGGGTCTTGCCACTTATTACATTGATGATCCAAAGTTTGCCGGCTAAAAGATCATTGGGTTGGGTAAAGTATTTTATGGCTTCGTTCGCCTGCATACAACCTACCATCCCAGCCAGTGTAGGAATTACTCCACCTTCCCTGCAATTGGGAACCTGTGAACTTTCTGCATCAGGAAAAATATCACGGTAATTGGGAGAATACGTGCCGTCTTTCTGTAA
The nucleotide sequence above comes from Chryseobacterium sp. 7. Encoded proteins:
- a CDS encoding FdhF/YdeP family oxidoreductase — its product is MEKKDVFNKADADRQLPSAEPPYKLLNLKQELPKKWAAGVSAVIHSLDQLVLNASVLRGGRALFSMNQFDGFDCPSCAWPDPDDERSRLGEYCENGAKALAEEATSKKIGAEFFKENSVYDLAKMTDFEISQLGRIAEPMYLPKGGTHYQPISWDDAFAKISSQLNALDSPDEAIFYTSGRTSNEATWVYQLFAREFGTNNFPDCSNMCHETSGYALSRSIGIGKGTVKLEDFYDTDLIIIMGQNPGTNSPRMLSALTKGKKNGAKIMAVNPLPEAGLKGFKDPQQVRALLNKPFELSDLYLPVKINGDMALLKALQILVLEEETKNPGKVLDQDFIANKTAGFNELVEELKRYDLNFLSKECGIPVENLREAAQMIAAKKRMIVCWGMGITQQHNGVEMIYNIVNLLLMKGSIGIRGGGACPVRGHSNVQGNRTLLINHHPTTEQLDKLQEYYGFTVPRKGGYDVVNALKAMHEGKVKFMFCMGGNFLSAAPDTTFTAEAMRNLEMSAIVSIKLNRNHLIHGKEALILPVVSRSEKDIVNGEIQHVSTENSMGVVEASKGVLDPISSHLINETHVACRMAKAVLGERSVVDWDKFINSYDAIRHDIEQCIPGFENYNKRVVQKGGFYLPNGPRDGVFNSEFNPGKAAFNITAVPDNSLAEDEYLMGTTRTHDQFNTVVYGLNDRYRGIFNERRIVMMNENDIDKAGLNEGDHVDLFNYDDGIERIAPLFIVVKYPIPQKSTMTYFPETNVLVSINNVVNGANMPASKYVRIKIRKHNPDIFKRIDDHITAAAGTNLK
- a CDS encoding molybdopterin-dependent oxidoreductase; translation: MIKLFFLLVFSFCSTVSAQTGFKLKVYGEVAQPLELSLSDLSKMARGEAVMKDKEGNSHTFTGVPITEILGKAGVPSGKALHGKENFSKYVLIKCSDGYQVLFSLAELDPSIQDKNVIIADTIDGKPLLADKGPLRIIAEGEKKPARSSYQATEIVIGSIK
- a CDS encoding bestrophin family protein — protein: MIIRKKEHWFRMLFVWHGSVLPALLPRLGLLLMLSLVVTYFHGTILSFKIPLNPAPLTLFGFVLALFLGFRNNASYDRFWEGRKLWGALLNTARALTRQAITLKNKESNDVSVHHFVQLLGAFVFALKHQLRGTDVYEDLQSRLDEDQLKIVMASKYKPAVIMRLLGEWVQKVKDGGGIDSIQQARFDENLDKLSDILGGCERIISTPIPYSYRVLLHRTVYIYCFLLPFGLVDSLGWFTPLIVVFVAYTFVAFEAIADEIEEPFGTDANDLALNSMCIMIDETIHEIAGEQIAATQKVTQNIID
- a CDS encoding HesA/MoeB/ThiF family protein — protein: MSDPFERYHCQIALPGFGISSQKLLKNARILIVGMGGLGSPSAQYLASSGIGTIGIADDDIVSESNLHRQILYTPNDIGMYKVDVAAKKLLQQNPSVSINPYRLKVTSSNVMDLISEFDLIIEGTDNFETKCLLNDACVLAGKPLVYGAIYQYEGQVSIWNVLQKDGTYSPNYRDIFPDAESSQVPNCREGGVIPTLAGMVGCMQANEAIKYFTQPNDLLAGKLWIINVISGKTQIIKLKNTPFQITGLPQTVELITFEELNQSKENFDIIDVRNPEEHHQFNIGGSNIPVEALEQHLDYISDCLKPVLVYCQSGKRSSEAVRKIKKVFPDKNVFSLKGGIQNISQ